TTGCCGACCTCATCGGTGACGGCGTCGACGACAGCCTTTCGGCGCGTGGACAGCTCGGCCGCCGACGCCTTCTTGACCATCCGCACCGCGAAACTGGTGTCGGGCAGGCCCGCGATCTGGGCCTCGTAGAACATCACGCCGACCACCGCGAATCCGCGGTCGCTCGCGAGCCGCGCGAGCCGGGCCACCTCGCCGGGCTCGCGCAGCGGCGACCGCCGGACACCGAGATGCGCGGGCCCGATCCGCAGCGACGCGTCGACGTCGAGGCAGATCCGCGGACGCACGCGGTCGGAACCTACTGCGGCGCGAACGACGTCGAGCTGCGCGACGTCGTCGACCATGAGGGTGATCCGATCGAGCAACGTGGTGTCGGCTCCGAGTTCGGCAAGGGCGGCCCGGTCCACGGTGGGATAGCCCATCAGGACGTCCTCGGCGCCCTGACGGGCGAGCCAGATCGCCTCCCGCAGCGAGTACGACATGATGCCGCGGAAGCCGCCGGACGAGGTCAGGCCGGATCCGAGCGCGATCTCGAGGACCGCGCGGCACCGCACCGACTTGCTGGCGACCCGTACCGGCGTGCCCTTCGCCCGCCGGACGAGATCGGCCGCATTCGTGTGCAGCGTCGGGAGATCCAGTGCCGCCAACGGAGGATCGAGATGGGCGGTGGCGGCGGTGAGTCGGTCGATCGTGGCAGTCACATCAGTTCCGTTCGTCAGTCCGAGTAGGCCGGCGTCCGGAACAGTCGATCACTCTCCTGAACGATTGTCCAGGTCTGTTTCGGCTTCGACCGCCTTGCTCGCGACTATGCGCACGAGGTCGTCGAGCTCGGTGACGATCGCGTTGCTGTCGCGGTCGACGAGCCAGCGCAGCACGATGCCGTCGATGACCGCGAGCGCGAATCGGGCGATCGCCTCGACCGGCTCGGTCCATGCGCAACCGGTCCGGCGGGCACTCTCCTGCAGGAAGACGGTGGCCTCGATGTCCATGATCCGGTACTGCTCGTCGGCGACACTCCCGGCGATCGGCGCACCGGC
This genomic stretch from Prescottella soli harbors:
- a CDS encoding amino acid deaminase/aldolase, whose protein sequence is MTATIDRLTAATAHLDPPLAALDLPTLHTNAADLVRRAKGTPVRVASKSVRCRAVLEIALGSGLTSSGGFRGIMSYSLREAIWLARQGAEDVLMGYPTVDRAALAELGADTTLLDRITLMVDDVAQLDVVRAAVGSDRVRPRICLDVDASLRIGPAHLGVRRSPLREPGEVARLARLASDRGFAVVGVMFYEAQIAGLPDTSFAVRMVKKASAAELSTRRKAVVDAVTDEVGKLEIVNSGGTGSLEVSSADASVTEVTAGSGLYVPTLFDRYHSFTPRPAMFFALPAVRKPTPKVTTLFGGGYIASGPAGNTRVPAPVWPRGLKLLRNEGAGEVQTPVTGAAAAELAVGDRVWFRHAKAGELCERFTEVHLVDGDGKATSAPTYRGEGGCFG